In one Cloacibacillus porcorum genomic region, the following are encoded:
- a CDS encoding aminopeptidase: protein MKEALMMQGARTIMDNCVSLKAGETVLIVTDMVQENIAKVLAAAAVERGAEVVVSTMKPRQRAGEEPPKLIAESMKFADVVLIPVSYSVTHTFAVKEAAENGARLLVLTDFTEEMLISGGIEADFRAIKPVCKGVADAFAKGSKVHVTSPGGTDLWLDITGRRGNALYCVVEPGEFSTIPTVEANSSPVEGSANGRIVADASVPYLGIGVLNEPIVVDVKDGFITDIRGGRQAEVLKKDLASHNDPNCYNIAELGVGLNPKCKLCGIMLEDEGVIPTAHIGIGTSITLGGTVKAPTHYDLLMWNPKIEVDGRVLVDGDKVNL from the coding sequence ATGAAAGAGGCACTTATGATGCAGGGAGCGAGGACGATAATGGATAACTGCGTCTCGCTCAAAGCGGGCGAGACGGTCCTGATCGTCACCGATATGGTGCAGGAGAACATCGCCAAGGTCCTGGCCGCGGCGGCGGTGGAGCGCGGCGCTGAGGTAGTGGTAAGCACGATGAAGCCCCGCCAGCGCGCGGGCGAGGAGCCGCCGAAGCTCATCGCCGAGAGCATGAAGTTCGCCGACGTCGTCCTCATTCCCGTGAGCTATTCCGTGACCCATACCTTCGCCGTGAAGGAGGCGGCGGAAAACGGCGCGCGCCTGCTCGTCCTCACCGATTTTACGGAGGAGATGCTCATCTCCGGCGGCATAGAGGCCGATTTCAGGGCGATCAAGCCGGTCTGCAAAGGAGTGGCCGACGCCTTCGCAAAGGGCAGCAAGGTGCACGTTACCTCGCCGGGAGGCACGGACCTTTGGCTCGATATCACCGGCAGACGCGGCAACGCCCTCTACTGCGTGGTGGAACCGGGGGAATTTTCCACGATCCCGACGGTCGAGGCCAACTCCTCGCCCGTTGAGGGGTCGGCGAACGGACGCATCGTTGCGGATGCCAGCGTTCCCTATCTGGGAATCGGCGTGCTGAACGAGCCCATCGTCGTGGACGTCAAAGACGGTTTTATCACCGATATCAGAGGCGGCAGGCAGGCTGAGGTATTGAAAAAAGACCTCGCGAGCCACAACGACCCGAACTGCTATAACATCGCGGAGCTCGGCGTCGGCCTCAACCCCAAGTGCAAGCTCTGCGGAATCATGCTCGAGGACGAGGGCGTGATCCCCACGGCGCACATAGGGATAGGCACGAGCATAACCCTGGGCGGCACCGTCAAAGCCCCGACCCACTACGACCTTCTGATGTGGAACCCGAAGATAGAGGTCGACGGCAGAGTGCTCGTCGACGGGGATAAGGTCAATCTGTAG
- a CDS encoding Bug family tripartite tricarboxylate transporter substrate binding protein: MKKVLRSLIFVLVLLTAVCAAIPVFAASFPTKPVLAVVPFSPGGGNDIVIRLVAKYMTPALGQSLVVENKPGAGGQIGWTALAKARPDGYTIGATSQPSMVLVKVLRQNVPFDLNDFKYICNFQIDPLVWVVNKDSKFKKASDVVEYAKKNPGKLNVAGDGPQSNVQLQHLVNSKALKMESNFVSYSGSGPALTALMGNQVDLALTTLSSAVSHIEAGRIVPLVMFYDDKIDGVDIKSSKEVFKMDIPSAGTAMRGVAAPKNTKPEDIAVLEKAFEEVTKNPEFREQAKSLGLIIKFIGSKESGKLVEESKKIVEEYKPLF, from the coding sequence ATGAAAAAGGTTCTTAGGTCTTTGATTTTTGTTTTGGTACTTCTTACGGCGGTGTGCGCGGCTATTCCTGTCTTTGCCGCGTCATTCCCGACCAAGCCGGTTCTCGCGGTAGTGCCCTTTTCCCCCGGCGGCGGCAACGATATAGTGATAAGGCTCGTCGCCAAGTATATGACGCCGGCGCTCGGCCAGTCTCTCGTCGTTGAAAACAAGCCCGGCGCGGGCGGTCAGATTGGCTGGACGGCTTTAGCCAAGGCCCGCCCCGACGGATATACAATCGGCGCGACAAGCCAGCCCTCGATGGTGCTTGTAAAGGTTCTGCGCCAGAATGTTCCCTTTGACCTCAATGATTTTAAATATATCTGCAACTTCCAGATAGACCCGCTCGTTTGGGTCGTCAATAAGGACAGTAAATTCAAAAAAGCCTCCGATGTGGTCGAATATGCGAAAAAGAATCCCGGAAAGCTCAACGTTGCCGGAGATGGGCCGCAGAGCAATGTGCAGCTTCAGCATCTCGTGAACTCGAAGGCCCTCAAAATGGAGAGCAACTTCGTCTCTTACAGCGGCTCAGGACCGGCGCTTACCGCTCTCATGGGCAATCAGGTCGATTTGGCCCTTACGACTCTGAGCTCAGCCGTTTCACATATTGAGGCTGGGAGAATAGTGCCGCTTGTGATGTTCTACGATGATAAGATCGACGGCGTCGATATCAAGTCCTCGAAAGAGGTATTCAAGATGGATATCCCCTCTGCCGGAACGGCGATGCGCGGCGTCGCAGCACCCAAGAACACCAAACCGGAAGATATCGCCGTACTTGAAAAGGCCTTTGAAGAGGTTACAAAAAATCCCGAATTCAGGGAACAGGCGAAATCGCTTGGGCTTATCATTAAGTTTATCGGCTCAAAGGAGTCTGGCAAGCTCGTAGAGGAATCTAAGAAGATCGTAGAAGAGTATAAGCCGCTTTTCTAA
- a CDS encoding tripartite tricarboxylate transporter TctB family protein, whose product MSGLIINKELFFSIAISVISVLLTLQSFNYPPESSQFPRFLCILMLLFSFLILIRTLKNKEGEKTMSTGSGFISAAKLPVTVFASTAAYLFCIGYVGYFVSTVIYMFASMFFFGERRPLPIAAAVLVFLAVIYALFVSFLGLRLPEGILF is encoded by the coding sequence GTGAGCGGATTGATTATAAATAAAGAATTGTTTTTTTCCATCGCGATATCGGTAATATCGGTGCTGCTGACCCTGCAGTCATTTAATTATCCGCCGGAGTCATCGCAGTTCCCACGCTTTTTGTGCATTCTGATGCTTCTTTTTTCATTTTTGATCCTGATAAGGACCTTGAAAAATAAAGAGGGAGAAAAGACCATGTCGACAGGAAGCGGCTTCATTTCGGCGGCTAAACTGCCGGTGACGGTATTTGCCTCCACTGCTGCCTATCTGTTCTGTATAGGGTATGTCGGATATTTTGTCAGTACGGTCATTTATATGTTCGCATCGATGTTCTTTTTTGGAGAACGCCGTCCTTTGCCGATCGCGGCTGCCGTGCTGGTTTTTCTTGCCGTGATTTATGCGCTGTTTGTCTCCTTTCTCGGTCTGCGTTTGCCGGAAGGCATCCTCTTCTAA
- a CDS encoding tripartite tricarboxylate transporter permease produces the protein MMEQIFSSMLAGLTALADPMIILLIFAGTVFGVVIGALPGLTSTMGVALLVPVTFGMSPAAGLALLGAIYCSSTYSGAISAILLNIPGTPANCCTLLDGYPMTKRGESGRAIALATSASAAGGFLSIFALLFLAPPLAEFALRFGAQEYFLLAIFGVSVIASLSERNMLKGLWSGVLGLFLSVIGMHPLTGDIRFTGGIAELYNGLSLVIALIGLYSIPEVIASLKSLGGEVEQSRAVGRGIAGQMLEIFKYNLLLVKSTVIGIIVGIIPGAGSSIASFVAYDEAKRSSKNPQIFGTGCAEGIIASETSNNAVVGGSLVPTLTLGIPGNAVSAVLLGGLMVHGLKPGPALFTENASVVYTFIMSLFISNLVFVPVGLFIARFCVRLIEIPASILGPLVIGLAVIGSYAINMSMVEVVIMLAIGLIGYLMKFFDVPREPLVLGIVLGSMAEGELARAMSLVHGSVFALLHSMFTSPLSLVIIFFTLLSLWQGVKKQLIKAK, from the coding sequence ATGATGGAACAAATTTTTTCCAGTATGCTTGCCGGGCTTACCGCCCTTGCCGATCCGATGATTATTTTGCTCATATTCGCCGGTACGGTGTTCGGCGTGGTAATTGGAGCTCTGCCCGGGCTTACGAGTACAATGGGGGTTGCATTGCTGGTTCCCGTGACCTTTGGCATGAGCCCGGCCGCCGGACTCGCCCTTCTTGGAGCGATTTATTGTTCGTCGACGTATTCCGGCGCCATAAGTGCGATATTGCTCAACATTCCCGGAACGCCTGCGAACTGCTGTACTCTACTTGACGGCTACCCCATGACTAAAAGGGGCGAGTCGGGCCGCGCGATAGCTCTTGCCACCTCGGCTTCGGCGGCGGGAGGTTTTTTGAGTATCTTTGCCCTGCTCTTTCTCGCGCCTCCGCTTGCTGAATTTGCCCTGCGCTTCGGAGCCCAGGAGTATTTTTTACTTGCTATCTTTGGAGTGAGCGTTATCGCCTCGCTCTCTGAACGTAATATGCTTAAAGGGCTGTGGTCCGGTGTATTGGGGCTTTTCCTCAGCGTTATAGGCATGCACCCGCTTACGGGAGATATCCGTTTCACTGGAGGCATTGCCGAACTTTATAATGGCCTTTCACTTGTCATTGCTCTGATCGGCCTTTATTCAATACCGGAGGTCATCGCCTCACTTAAATCGCTGGGAGGCGAAGTGGAACAGTCCCGCGCTGTCGGTAGGGGAATCGCGGGGCAGATGCTGGAGATATTTAAATATAATCTCCTGCTCGTTAAATCCACGGTAATCGGCATCATCGTTGGTATAATCCCCGGCGCGGGCAGCAGTATAGCCAGTTTTGTCGCCTATGACGAGGCGAAACGATCATCAAAAAATCCACAAATATTTGGTACCGGCTGCGCGGAAGGAATTATCGCCTCCGAAACGTCGAACAACGCCGTTGTTGGCGGTTCGCTGGTCCCGACACTTACGCTTGGTATTCCGGGAAACGCCGTGTCTGCCGTTCTGCTTGGCGGGCTGATGGTCCATGGTCTTAAGCCGGGGCCGGCGCTGTTCACGGAAAACGCCTCCGTGGTATATACCTTTATAATGAGCCTTTTCATCTCCAATCTTGTTTTTGTACCGGTGGGGCTCTTTATCGCCCGTTTTTGCGTGCGGCTTATAGAGATACCGGCGTCAATATTGGGACCGCTGGTCATAGGACTTGCCGTGATAGGTTCCTATGCCATCAACATGTCGATGGTCGAGGTGGTAATAATGCTTGCCATTGGGCTCATCGGTTATCTTATGAAGTTTTTCGACGTACCGCGCGAACCGCTTGTCCTTGGAATTGTGTTGGGAAGCATGGCGGAAGGAGAATTGGCGCGCGCCATGTCTCTTGTACACGGCAGTGTCTTTGCTCTGCTCCATAGTATGTTTACCAGTCCGCTCTCGCTTGTCATAATATTCTTCACCTTACTGTCTCTCTGGCAGGGTGTAAAAAAACAGCTTATAAAGGCTAAGTAG
- a CDS encoding YaiI/YqxD family protein has protein sequence MRIIIDADACPRGAFEAAAKLARIAGAELVTVANFNHEIVSEHHITVGGDPQEADLKIINLARAGNIVVTQDIGLAAMVLAKGARALGPTGFEYLQERMESSLEERELKAKYRRAGGRTKGPAKRTAKDDRRFYEKLAEMIGAGDKNL, from the coding sequence GTGCGGATAATCATTGACGCCGACGCCTGCCCGCGCGGCGCATTCGAGGCCGCGGCGAAGCTCGCGCGCATAGCCGGAGCGGAGCTTGTGACGGTAGCGAATTTTAACCACGAGATCGTATCGGAGCATCACATCACCGTGGGCGGCGACCCGCAGGAGGCCGATCTGAAAATAATAAACCTCGCGCGCGCCGGAAACATCGTTGTGACGCAGGATATCGGCCTCGCGGCGATGGTGCTCGCGAAGGGGGCGCGCGCCCTCGGACCGACGGGCTTCGAATATCTTCAGGAGCGCATGGAATCCAGCCTCGAAGAACGCGAGCTCAAAGCCAAATACCGCCGCGCCGGCGGCCGGACCAAGGGACCGGCCAAACGCACCGCGAAAGACGACCGGCGCTTCTATGAAAAACTCGCGGAGATGATCGGCGCGGGGGATAAAAACCTATAA